The DNA sequence GTCAATTTCCTGAGTCAGTTTCGGAAAGGTGTTGAGCGCATAGCCGACACTTACGTCGGGCGGACAACCCATGGCTGTATCGAAGTTTTCCTTGATGTCCTGCAACAGCATGGAACGACGGTGCGTGTGTACCGTGTCGGTTTCCGTTTTTTCGACGAGCGAAAGCAGCTGGTCTGCACCATTTTTGCGGACAACCAAGTCGACCGTTTCTTCTTTCGGAAGGACAATCGATTTGAATTTCAGATTGAGGCGCTCGGCCATCTTCAGGTATTTCTGAATGCGGTATTCCTGTTCGCGGCGATCATTCTCGCGACGGAGAATGACTGTCACCGATTCTGCACCGCAGGCCTTAAGCTTGTACAGGTGGCTCAGGGAGAGTTCCTGATACATGGTCGAAACCACGCCCGGAATGCCGGCGAGGTCTGCGGTCAAGGCGTCAAAGAATCCTTCCACGACAATCGGCTTTGTAACATCGGACTGGATGTTGAACGGAATGTCGCCCGGGCCCGAGGCGTAAGAAACATACGTGTGCTGTCCGTCGTTTTCGTTAATCAGGCGTCCGTAAACGGAATGAATCAGACCCTTGGAATTGCGGGCAGGGATTGTGATGCGGGGTTCGTGGTAGGCGTCCAGGTTGTCCAGATAGAAACTGATCTGGTGGCGTTCAATGCCCGACATCATGCAAAAACTCACGAACGGTTCCGGATCACCGCTATAATAGCCAATGCCGTAAAGCTGAGCTTGGCCGATGCTCCAACCGCGTGCAGCCAAAAATTCTGCAGAAGAGGGGCTCTTGCAAGCGGCCCAGTGGCAGTAGCGCACAAAGTTTTCAAGTACCTTGGACTTTTCGCCACCGATTTCCTTGATCCACGGGTGTTCTTCTTGCAGGTCGTGTTCCGGCTCGAGATTACCCAAAAAGTTAACAGCTTCTGCTCGGGCGGCAGGTTCGTCCATGCCGTTAAAGCGGCTGCGCATTACAAATTCAACGAGGTCGCCCTCGCTTCCGCACTGCAAGCAGCGGTAGCGCCAGTAACCCAGGGCATCATAAAAGAACAA is a window from the uncultured Fibrobacter sp. genome containing:
- a CDS encoding CHC2 zinc finger domain-containing protein; the encoded protein is MIIDQEHAGIVMRAKTHPRQLGIPLSRWGRNLIACCPFHSPEETSLFFYDALGYWRYRCLQCGSEGDLVEFVMRSRFNGMDEPAARAEAVNFLGNLEPEHDLQEEHPWIKEIGGEKSKVLENFVRYCHWAACKSPSSAEFLAARGWSIGQAQLYGIGYYSGDPEPFVSFCMMSGIERHQISFYLDNLDAYHEPRITIPARNSKGLIHSVYGRLINENDGQHTYVSYASGPGDIPFNIQSDVTKPIVVEGFFDALTADLAGIPGVVSTMYQELSLSHLYKLKACGAESVTVILRRENDRREQEYRIQKYLKMAERLNLKFKSIVLPKEETVDLVVRKNGADQLLSLVEKTETDTVHTHRRSMLLQDIKENFDTAMGCPPDVSVGYALNTFPKLTQEIDGIQSGCFYVSSKPFGLKTTLLSSLALDMIQSNPNLKLIYIALETPRRQIFDRLVAMLIGESVLTVRKQSEDEAVNQKILEATRDLMAFVRNNRLEIWDDQNDFNNIVLLQNLKEEIREHGNLVVIIDGIDHLKVADHADLSDIHERRSSAILDLYKALDIPMFLGGELVDSEKGLVGPRAYLRDSDAIYWLESKGGNMFLTVDSKRLGNNQLYQGTLSIDPASNRMQEEAELE